The Deltaproteobacteria bacterium genome contains the following window.
ATGGGTGCCGCTGTAGACCGGGGAATAGGGCGAACTCAGCCCGATCAAGACAACCAGAATCACCATGGAGGCCTCTTTCCAGGAAAAAGACCTGAAGGAGAACCGGCCCAAAAGGATCACCGCCGACAATAAGGGAGCGGTCAGAAACCGGCCGCTCATAAAATCCCCTCCGATGGAAACCAAATAGGCCAGGTATAGGGCGATCCCGATAACAAGGGGAAGATGGCTTCGATCATCCGTAAAAATATAAATAACCATAGCCCCGAATATGGTTATTAAGGTCAAGGGGTCCAGGGAAAATGAATTCAAAAGATAATACAATCCCTGTCTGGCCAGTTCATATTGAGGAAGGCCTGTATTCAACTTGGCATAAGCCGTGTTGGGAAAAGGAAATCCGTAATAGAAAAGGGAAAAAACCTCCCAGAAAAAAAAAGGGAGAAGCCCTAGTAAAATCATCGGCCAGGCAAGACTCTTCTTCACTTTCAAAAAGAAATGGATAAGGGACGGCAGGAAAATCAGAAAAAGATCCAGCCGGTTTATCATTCCAAAAGATGCCGTCAAGGTAACCCAGAAAAGGTTTTTAGGTTTGGCTGGAGAAGAAAGACCGATCAGAAAAAAAAGAACTAATAATAGATGGCTCAAGGGGTTCTCTAACCCCGAGGTCGAATAATCGACATAGGCCTTTGACAGGATCAAAACGATCAGGCCCAGGAAAGCCTGAAAAGGGGTTTTGGCTAACCAGAAAACAAACAGGAGAAGGGTTGCCAGGGAAATCAGAACAGAAAAAAAGATACTGGTATAATAGACTTCCCGGGTAAAAAGATTCAAAGAAGCCATCGAGAACATCCATAAGGGGTGGGTATAGGCCTGGACCCGTTCCCCAATGTTCCAGGTAATCCCGTATCCATTTACAAAATTATCCACTGTTCTAAATGTAATATAAGCATCGTCGGAGATCCAGGCATTCCTGAGGACAACGCTAACAAAAGACAGGATAAAAAAAGTCAAAAATAATTTTTCAGTATTTTTCAAGGAAAGCATTGATAGGTTTCCGAAATGTTCACCGGGACATCAATTTTTCCAGGTGTTCTTTGGCTTTAAAATTTTTGGGATTCAAAACGACCGCCTTTTCAAGGTAAAATGCGGCCTTTTCTTTTTCCCCCTTTAAGGCATGGATCAGTCCCAAATTCATATACCCCTGGTCTACCGCCGGTGATAGCTGGATTACTTTTAGAAAACTCTTTTTACTGCTTGAAAGGTCATTTAACATCGCATAGGCCTTGCCCATCTGATTATAGGCCGGGGCAAAATTGGGGGCCAGGGCAACGGCCCTTTTATATTCTTCAATGGCTTTTTGATATTCCCCTTTCTTAAAAAAAACATTCCCGCCCAAATTATAATGGAACCGTGTGGCCTGTTGCCAGCGGTCCAGGGCGGCGACTTCGTCTCTTAAAGAAAAGACCGAAAGAATAAACAGCAGGACAGTCGGTACGGCTATTAAAAAAAACGGTTTACCTTGTTTCCGTTTCAATCGGTCGTATAGAGATAAAATGGTGTAGGCGGCGAAAAGGCAAAGAAAGGGTACGGCCGGCAACCGGTAACGGGAAGCATTAAAAAAGATGACGACGGTCAGGAGATAAACCGCAATCATCAGAAAAGGCAGATAGGTCTGCTTGAGGTTTTTCCGGCTCAAAAACATCCCAACGACCCCCAAGGCGGCGATCAATCCGAAAGGAACCAGAGGCCAGGCCCGGATGGTTTGATAATAGGCATAGTTGGTATCCAAATCGTGGACCTCATAATTCAGCCAGAACAATACAAATTTTTTTGCCAGTAACTTAAAGGCCGAATAGGGATGGGACCGGATATGATCCAAAGTCCGGAAGACCCAGAACCGGGAACTTTCCGATGGGCTGAGGTTGCGATGGGTCAGGCCCCTGGCAGTGCTACGAAACAGGGTATGGGCAAAATCCGGTTCGCCGCCGGTTTCTTCAATGAATCCCTGATCGGGTAAGTCGGCCCTCTCCATTCCTGTGGCCCCCGGGCCGTTTCCATGGAAAAAGACTTTGCCCATATCGGCGGTAACTAAAACAGGATCATGAAATTGGATATAATTTCTCAAAGTGACGGGCAGGATCAGCAAGGAAACCCCCAAGGTAAACAGGAGGGCATAACGGATTTTTTTCCCGCCAGGGGAGGTCCAAAAAATCCAGAAAATAACCCCGGGCCAGATAAGCAAGGCGTTGGCCTTGGTGATGACCGACAGGCCGAGAATCAGGCCCGGCCAAAGCCAAATCAATGCGGAATGGGTGTTTAAACTTCTTTCCCCTGTCCACAGCACGGTCAATAGAAAGAGGGAATTCAATAGAAGGACAAAAGAATCGGGTTCCAGGGTCAGTTCGAAAAGCGTCAGATTTCCATAGAGCATCAAAATGACGGCGGCTGTCAGACCTACGGCCCGGTTAAAAATCTTTTCTCCGATCAGAAAAATCAGGATGCCATTGAAGCTCCCGGCCAGAAGCTGGAAAACGGTCATGGCCTCCCAGTTGGAACCATAGATCTTTTGGAGGAAAACCATCCCATAAAGATAAAGGGGGCTCAAATCCAGGAGCCGTTCCCCGATATCCATCCCTTTATTCAATTGGTCGGCGAAAAAAGGATATTTGAAAAAAACAACCGGGTCGGAGACGGTAAAAAAAATGAAGAGCTTGAGGGCAATAGCCGCGGAGAAGAGGAGCAAAAGGTCGATATATCTGTTTCCGGACAAGAAGGATTTTCCTTCCTGTTTTGACCGGTCATCCCCCCAACACCTCATGGGTTATGGATTCTCCTTTTTGAGGTAGGCCAGTAAGAGTGGTGTCGCCGTGGCCAGAGATTCACACACCCAATCCGGTCTGATCCTGGTTTTTCCGGTCAGGATTTTTTTTAAAGATTCCTCCCCTTGTCCGGTCTGAACCAGGAGGGTGCGGCACCCGGCCCGGTTTCCGGCCTGCATGTCCTTCAGGGTGTCTCCGATAAAAACACTGTTCTTTAGATCGATATCCAACTCCCGGGCGGCTCTTTTTAACAAACCTATCCTGGGCTTTCGGCACGAGCAGTGAGCATCCGGATGATGGGGACAATAATAAATTTTTAAAATATTACCACCGGCCCTTTTAACGCCTTTGAGCATACGATCATGAATGCCCGACAACTCGGCCTCGGTAACCATTCCCCGTCCGATGATCGATTGGTTGGTAATCACCACCACCGGCACACCGGCTTGATGTATTTCCTTCAAGGCCTTGCGGACACCTTTAATAAACCGGAATTCCTCCCAGGATTTGACATAATCCTCCTGATCTTCGTTTATGACCCCATCCCGGTCCAAAAAAATTGCGCTACGCAAGAATTCCTCCCCGACCCATGAAAAAATTTTATAGTTCTCTCAATTCTGACAATCTCGTAAAAAGTCCATTCTGCCATCACCGAACGAATAAAAGAGATTATTTTACTATATCCTTGAAAGGGAATCCAGACTATAGTAAAAAATAATCTATTCTGATGCACCACGAAGCATGAAAATAGATCAGTCAAAGGCTTATTTAGGCACGGGTCAGGCATAAAGCCTGACAAACGGATTACACGGTTAAACCATTTCATTTCTCAAGAAAAGGGAGATCCCTTTTCTTGAGACCCGCTTCCACCGAAGGCGGATGTTGGTCATCCCTCAATCCAGACTTAACGGGATCGAGGGATACCCCATAGCTTTAACCGTGTAATCCGTGAAATCCGTGCCAAAAATCTATTTTCGAACTAACCCCTCACAGGAGAATCATGATGGATTTTTTTGATTTGATAAAGGAAAGAAAAAGCTGCCGGGTCTTTTCGCCTGATCCGGTTCCCAGGGAATTAATCCAGGAGATCCTGTTTTGGGCCGGGAAGGCCCCTTCGGCCATTAATGTTCAGCCATGGGAATTTGTAGTGGTGACCGGGAAGGAAAAACAACGCCTGGTGGAAAGGCTTTTAAAAACCCATAAGGAACGCAATGTCTCTTGTGGACCGGGCACCTCGCGTCCCCTTCCGGAGCCCTGGATCGGGAGGCAACGGGAACTTTTCGCCGGCATGAAATCTCCGGCCCTGGAAAGTCATCTTGATCTGACCACCTTTATCCCCGAGGGGAGTTGCCGCTTCTACGATGCCCCCGTGGCCATCCTGGTCTGTCTGGACCATCTGTTTCCTTCCTCCCGCCAGCTCTGCCTGGGGATGGCTCTGGGGTATCTCCTGCTGGCCGCTCAATCAAAAGGACTGGCCACCTGCCCTATTGGATTGATCCTGGCTTATGAAGAAGAAATCAAGGAGCACTTAAATATTCCCGAGGAAAAAGAGGTGGTTCTGGGACTGGCCCTGGGCTATCCGGATCTTTCGGCGGCCATCAACCGGTTTAAATCCAACCGGGAAGATATCCATTCCATGACCCGCTGGATCAGTTGATTTCCATCAGGAAATCCCAGGTTTCCGGATGGAGCGCCTATCCGTCAGCATAACCCGGGTTTTTCAATGGTCTTTCCTGATGGCTGAAAGCTGAACGCTGATTGCTCTCATCCAGAGCTACCTGATGAGGAGCCTGTCTAAAAACCGCTTCCCATAGGCATTCAACTTATCGGCCTCTTTAATTTCCAGCCATTGATTATCCGCGGTCAATCCCTTAAGCTGTATCCGGAGGGAAAGGCGTGTGCTCAGGGGGTCGGAACATTTTATTTCCAACCGCACCCTTTCTTCCGTTTTCAGGAAAGAGTCTTCCGGCAAGGGAGTGGTGAGGACGGGGCCGATTGATAAAAGCCCTTGATGTTGATCCACCCCTTCGAAGGGAAGGTGCTGCCTTTTACACTCTTTAATAAGCCGATCTTTAACTTCCTCACAGGGGATATCGTGGATCATCACATTAACACCGGCCGGGACGGCCTTCATATGAACTTCCTTACAGGCCGTTGCGCTGACAATAAAAAAAGAAAATAAAATAAAAAGGATTGCCGGTCTCATTAATAGTCAACCCTGACGAAAGTTTGCGTCCCCTTCGGTTGATAACGGCTGCCCTTCAATTTCCCCTGTAAAGAAAGATAGGGTGTGATATCCCAGCCATAAGGACGGGAATAGAGAAGATTCATAAAATTTCGAACCGGCGTGGTGATGTTGGAATTTCCCCCATCAAAGTCCATCAGTCCCCCGTCGGCGGTATGGCCGAAAAAACCCAGGGCATGACCCATTTCATGGGAAACGGTATTGTCCAAGCCCCCTTTACAGGAGGTTTGGTTGGTATGGATCTGCACAATGGCCTGCGAAATCTTTCCGGAATTAAAAAAATAGGTCGTCGTTACACCGCAGGAACTTCCCGAACTGGTCAAACTGAAGGAAACGCCGTCTGAAGGCGGGGAACCCATAAAAGAAAAATTAACCGGACCGGCCCAGCGGCTGATGGCCGCTTCGGCCCCGGGGATACCGCCGGTGAAGACCTTTATGGTATTGGATTCCCACCGGATGGTATGCCCATCTAACTGATTGGCATTGTAGTTATAAAGGTATTGAAAATCAGTGGAAGAACCGCCTCCGCCCGAATTGGAACTTCCCAGGTCACAGGCCCAAAGGCCCAAGGCCAGGATTAACAGACATCCAATCTTTAATATACTCTTTTTCATCCACTCGATGAAAACAGATTCTGCCAAACTCCTTTTTAAAATCATTCCTTTAAAAAAAAATGGGGTGGGTGAAGGGACTTGAACCCTCGGCCCCCAGGGCCACAACCTGGTGCTCTAACCAACTGAGCTACACCCACCATAATATTTTAATTTTTTATTATAACCGGATGGCAAAAATCATGCAAGTTTAAATTTTTATGATTTCACAGAAAACCGTCATATTCCTTTATCCTTGACTTGAAAGGGGTATATCCCCTATAAGTTCTATATAAATCCTGTTATTCCTGTTAAAAAATATTATTAAGGTGTCTCCATGAAAGAAGAAGATATTGTTGAACTATTCAAACGCCGAACCAGAAATCCCTTTCGCCCCAGATCTTCCCAAATCATCCAGACTCTTTTTACTAATTTTAAGCCTTTCTCGCCCACCGGGGATTCCCTG
Protein-coding sequences here:
- a CDS encoding tetratricopeptide repeat protein, whose protein sequence is MSGNRYIDLLLLFSAAIALKLFIFFTVSDPVVFFKYPFFADQLNKGMDIGERLLDLSPLYLYGMVFLQKIYGSNWEAMTVFQLLAGSFNGILIFLIGEKIFNRAVGLTAAVILMLYGNLTLFELTLEPDSFVLLLNSLFLLTVLWTGERSLNTHSALIWLWPGLILGLSVITKANALLIWPGVIFWIFWTSPGGKKIRYALLFTLGVSLLILPVTLRNYIQFHDPVLVTADMGKVFFHGNGPGATGMERADLPDQGFIEETGGEPDFAHTLFRSTARGLTHRNLSPSESSRFWVFRTLDHIRSHPYSAFKLLAKKFVLFWLNYEVHDLDTNYAYYQTIRAWPLVPFGLIAALGVVGMFLSRKNLKQTYLPFLMIAVYLLTVVIFFNASRYRLPAVPFLCLFAAYTILSLYDRLKRKQGKPFFLIAVPTVLLFILSVFSLRDEVAALDRWQQATRFHYNLGGNVFFKKGEYQKAIEEYKRAVALAPNFAPAYNQMGKAYAMLNDLSSSKKSFLKVIQLSPAVDQGYMNLGLIHALKGEKEKAAFYLEKAVVLNPKNFKAKEHLEKLMSR
- the gmhB gene encoding D-glycero-beta-D-manno-heptose 1,7-bisphosphate 7-phosphatase; amino-acid sequence: MRSAIFLDRDGVINEDQEDYVKSWEEFRFIKGVRKALKEIHQAGVPVVVITNQSIIGRGMVTEAELSGIHDRMLKGVKRAGGNILKIYYCPHHPDAHCSCRKPRIGLLKRAARELDIDLKNSVFIGDTLKDMQAGNRAGCRTLLVQTGQGEESLKKILTGKTRIRPDWVCESLATATPLLLAYLKKENP
- a CDS encoding nitroreductase: MDFFDLIKERKSCRVFSPDPVPRELIQEILFWAGKAPSAINVQPWEFVVVTGKEKQRLVERLLKTHKERNVSCGPGTSRPLPEPWIGRQRELFAGMKSPALESHLDLTTFIPEGSCRFYDAPVAILVCLDHLFPSSRQLCLGMALGYLLLAAQSKGLATCPIGLILAYEEEIKEHLNIPEEKEVVLGLALGYPDLSAAINRFKSNREDIHSMTRWIS